In the Haloferula helveola genome, one interval contains:
- a CDS encoding SDR family oxidoreductase — MLDQFSLEGKTALVTGCKRGIGKAIAEGLAEAGADIIGVSASLEEAGSEVERCVTATGRSFRGYRCDFSDRAELYRFIADLKSDVPAIDVLVNNAGTILRKPAAEHPDEYWDQVMEVNLNAQFVLSRELGKDMVARGSGKIIFTASLLTFQGGITVPGYAASKGGIGQLTMALANEWAAKGVNVNAIAPGYIATDNTEALRDDPVRSGQILSRIPAGRWGEPSDFKGAAVFLASAASAYVHGATLLVDGGWMGR, encoded by the coding sequence ATTCTCGACCAGTTCTCGCTCGAAGGCAAAACAGCCCTGGTAACCGGCTGCAAACGTGGAATCGGAAAGGCGATTGCGGAAGGTCTGGCCGAAGCTGGAGCGGATATCATCGGCGTCTCTGCTTCGCTTGAAGAGGCCGGTAGCGAGGTCGAGCGATGCGTCACGGCGACAGGCCGTTCGTTCCGCGGGTATCGGTGCGATTTTTCCGACCGGGCGGAACTCTACCGGTTCATTGCCGATCTCAAGTCGGACGTTCCGGCAATCGACGTGCTCGTGAACAACGCCGGCACGATCCTGAGGAAACCCGCTGCGGAACATCCGGACGAGTATTGGGACCAGGTGATGGAGGTGAACCTGAACGCGCAGTTCGTGCTCAGTCGCGAACTTGGCAAAGATATGGTGGCCCGCGGTTCCGGCAAGATCATCTTCACGGCCTCCCTGCTTACCTTCCAAGGTGGCATCACCGTGCCTGGCTACGCCGCATCGAAGGGCGGCATCGGCCAGCTCACGATGGCGCTGGCCAACGAGTGGGCTGCGAAGGGGGTCAACGTCAATGCCATCGCACCCGGATACATCGCCACCGACAACACCGAGGCGCTGCGCGACGATCCGGTGCGAAGCGGGCAGATCCTGTCACGCATCCCGGCCGGTCGCTGGGGCGAACCCTCTGACTTCAAGGGGGCCGCGGTATTCCTCGCCTCCGCTGCCTCCGCCTACGTGCACGGGGCCACGCTCCTCGTCGATGGCGGCTGGATGGGCCGCTGA